GCATTAATTCACTAGTAGATCCTAAATTCATGGTATTTATAAAATTATCACCAAAATCTACACTCAAAGTATCATTTTCTAATTTAGCACTATTTACAGTAACCTTAGAGGAAAGAGTTAGGGTATCACTATTTTTTTCAGTTTTAAGAGCATTAACGATAGCTTTTACTAATGCACCATCTGTAACTTTAAGAGTTTCATTATAATAAGTCATTTTGTCATCTAAACAATTATAAGTATATAATCTTACAGTTTGGGTTTTTGTCTTAGGATCATTAGAATCTTCTATAGATGAATTTGTGTTATCAGTTTTACTATCCTTAGTAGAAGTTTCAATAACAAAAGGGTCTATGTTAGAGCTTGTTTTATTATCTTTAGTAGTTTTATTTCCACATCCTAATAAGGATATGGATATCGAAATTAGTAACAATAAAGAAATTGCTTTTCTTTTCATAAAAAAACCCCTTATATAATATGCTTTGTAATATTATATAAGGGGTTTTTTCAATATAGAACTAACAAATTTAAAAAAGTTTAAATAAACTGTAATTATAACATAAAAAGGATATAAAGTAAATCTTGTTATCATAAAATAGTATATTTGCATCATAATGTTAAGAATAAGACAAAATTGATGAAATAAGACACAAAAGTCAGATGATACGAAAAAGTGTAGAAAATGGTATTTTGCAATGGCATAATTAAAATAAAGAAAGATAAAACCAGTGAGGGTGAGAGATATGAAAAAAAATAAGGGTAAAATATCATTAAAGTTAATGTCTTTATTACAAATAAATAGATCAGAAAATATAAAAGAAATAGCAGGTAGTTCAACAGTAGATGAAGAAACTGTTAAAATAAAAGATACTATAGTATTTAGAAAAAAATCTATAATTATTAAAGAAAAATACAATTTCG
Above is a genomic segment from Clostridium bornimense containing:
- a CDS encoding GerMN domain-containing protein, encoding MKRKAISLLLLISISISLLGCGNKTTKDNKTSSNIDPFVIETSTKDSKTDNTNSSIEDSNDPKTKTQTVRLYTYNCLDDKMTYYNETLKVTDGALVKAIVNALKTEKNSDTLTLSSKVTVNSAKLENDTLSVDFGDNFINTMNLGSTSELMLLKSLVNSLGYNFGVSKVYITVNGDNYSSGHIYKDERETFSVNYDNCVEY